A stretch of the Thermococcus sp. genome encodes the following:
- the endA gene encoding tRNA-intron lyase has translation MKEPIVFQLSGDRVFSEREKAINQFYNKRYFGEVVNGKLFLSLIEAAYLVEKGKIMVFDGEEELSFQELVELGRKKDDQFDIKLLVYTDLRDRGYTVKSALKFGSHFRVYRRGMDEHSQWLIWVVPENLRFSPNDITARVRVAHGVRKNMVMAVVDEDNDVVYYKVEWVKF, from the coding sequence TTGAAGGAGCCGATAGTCTTTCAGCTCAGTGGGGACAGAGTCTTCAGCGAACGTGAAAAAGCTATAAACCAGTTTTACAACAAGCGCTACTTCGGAGAGGTCGTGAACGGGAAGCTCTTCCTTTCACTGATAGAAGCTGCCTATCTGGTGGAAAAGGGGAAGATAATGGTTTTCGACGGTGAAGAAGAGCTTTCCTTCCAGGAGCTGGTCGAACTCGGCAGGAAAAAGGACGACCAGTTCGACATAAAGCTCCTGGTTTACACCGACCTGCGCGACAGGGGGTACACGGTGAAGTCTGCCCTGAAGTTCGGCTCGCACTTCCGCGTTTACAGGAGGGGGATGGACGAGCATTCCCAGTGGCTCATCTGGGTGGTTCCGGAGAACCTCCGCTTTAGCCCCAATGATATAACGGCGCGCGTGAGGGTTGCCCACGGCGTCAGGAAGAACATGGTGATGGCCGTCGTTGACGAGGACAACGACGTTGTGTACTACAAGGTGGAGTGGGTGAAGTTTTGA
- the rimI gene encoding ribosomal protein S18-alanine N-acetyltransferase, giving the protein MSTSSREFGGRLPLSMVVVRPAKLFDMPEIVRIERASFREQYPRGVFLVFLENNPDTFLVAEYNGRIIGYVMAYLRPDLEGHIMSIAVDSAYRGNGIGSALLTEVIERLAARGAKWIGLEVRVSNQNAIKLYERFGFRRIKRVMGYYSDGEDAYYMLLPVEEWGGRN; this is encoded by the coding sequence CACCTCCAGCCGAGAATTCGGGGGTCGACTGCCCCTATCGATGGTGGTAGTGAGACCCGCGAAGCTCTTCGACATGCCGGAGATCGTTAGGATAGAGAGGGCCTCGTTCAGGGAGCAGTATCCACGTGGCGTTTTTCTCGTCTTCCTTGAGAACAACCCGGATACGTTCCTCGTGGCCGAGTACAACGGCAGGATCATCGGCTACGTCATGGCATATCTGCGGCCGGATCTCGAGGGGCACATCATGAGCATAGCAGTCGACTCGGCGTACCGGGGCAACGGCATAGGTTCTGCCCTCCTTACCGAGGTCATAGAGAGGCTGGCGGCGAGGGGTGCAAAATGGATCGGACTCGAGGTGAGGGTGAGCAACCAAAACGCTATAAAACTCTACGAACGCTTCGGCTTCAGGAGGATTAAGAGGGTTATGGGCTATTACTCCGACGGCGAGGATGCCTACTACATGCTCCTTCCCGTCGAGGAGTGGGGTGGGAGGAATTGA